A DNA window from Branchiostoma lanceolatum isolate klBraLanc5 chromosome 17, klBraLanc5.hap2, whole genome shotgun sequence contains the following coding sequences:
- the LOC136422360 gene encoding kidney mitochondrial carrier protein 1-like isoform X1, translating to MSQLQPLNWRPFILGGLASCTAEFGTFPIDTTKTRLQVQGQIAIEDAKFKQVKYRGMLHAFIKITQEEGLKALYSGIAPAILRQASYGTIKIGTYYSLKRAFTDNPGETKFHEGPRDLATVDVKPEFALEVKKPKKESLAVNLFCGMAAGVISSTIANPTDVLKVRMQAQGLACMGNGSMMGAFMTIAQQEGTRGLWRGVGPTAQRAAVVAGVLLSVYDWSKSKVLESELLEDTVFTHLICSFVAGLAGTVASNPIDVVKTRMMNQRALKNNQNASTIYKNSCDCLIKTARHEGVKSLYRGFIPNWLRLGPWNIIFFITYEQLKRLNI from the exons ATGTCACAACTACAACCACTGAACTGGAGGCCTTTCATCCTTGGAGGACTTGCATCATGTACAGCAGAGTTTG GGACATTTCCTATAGACACCACCAAGACAAGGCTACAAGTCCAAGGCCAAATTGCCATTGAAGATGCCAAGTTTAAACAGGTCAAGTACAGGGGCATGCTCCATGCCTTCATCAAAATAACACAAGAGGAAGGGCTCAAGGCACTGTACTCTGG cATTGCCCCAGCTATCCTTAGACAGGCTTCCTATGGGACCATTAAGATAGGGACATACTACTCCCTGAAGAGGGCTTTCACTGATAATCCTGGAG AAACAAAATTCCATGAGGGTCCAAGGGATTTAGCAACTGTTGATGTTAAACCAGAATTTGCATTGGAGGTTAAGAAACCAA AAAAAGAGAGCCTAGCAGTGAACCTTTTCTGTGGGATGGCTGCTGGTGTCATCAGTTCCACAATCGCAAACCCCACTGATGTACTCAAG GTGAGGATGCAGGCTCAGGGATTGGCCTGTATGGGGAATGGCAGCATGATGGGAGCTTTCATGACGATAGCACAGCAAGAGGGAACGAGAGGACTGTGGAGG GGGGTCGGTCCTACTGCACAGAGAGCAGCGGTTGTTGCAGGGGTTCTGCTGTCGGTTTATGACTGGAGCAAGAGCAAGGTGTTGGAGTCCGAACTTTTGGAAGACACTGTCTTCACACACTTGAT ATGTAGTTTCGTTGCTGGTTTAGCTGGGACAGTGGCTTCAAACCCGATTGATGTAGTAAAGACTCGAATGATGAACCAGAGAGCCCTGAAAAATAATCAGAATGCTTCTACAATCTACAAAAACTCCTGCGACTGCCTTATCAAG ACTGCAAGACACGAAGGAGTAAAATCACTGTACAGAGGGTTCATCCCTAACTGGTTGAGACTCGGCCCATGGAATATTATT TTCTTCATCACGTACGAACAGCTGAAGAGACTCAACATTTAA
- the LOC136422360 gene encoding kidney mitochondrial carrier protein 1-like isoform X2: MSQLQPLNWRPFILGGLASCTAEFGTFPIDTTKTRLQVQGQIAIEDAKFKQVKYRGMLHAFIKITQEEGLKALYSGIAPAILRQASYGTIKIGTYYSLKRAFTDNPGEKESLAVNLFCGMAAGVISSTIANPTDVLKVRMQAQGLACMGNGSMMGAFMTIAQQEGTRGLWRGVGPTAQRAAVVAGVLLSVYDWSKSKVLESELLEDTVFTHLICSFVAGLAGTVASNPIDVVKTRMMNQRALKNNQNASTIYKNSCDCLIKTARHEGVKSLYRGFIPNWLRLGPWNIIFFITYEQLKRLNI, encoded by the exons ATGTCACAACTACAACCACTGAACTGGAGGCCTTTCATCCTTGGAGGACTTGCATCATGTACAGCAGAGTTTG GGACATTTCCTATAGACACCACCAAGACAAGGCTACAAGTCCAAGGCCAAATTGCCATTGAAGATGCCAAGTTTAAACAGGTCAAGTACAGGGGCATGCTCCATGCCTTCATCAAAATAACACAAGAGGAAGGGCTCAAGGCACTGTACTCTGG cATTGCCCCAGCTATCCTTAGACAGGCTTCCTATGGGACCATTAAGATAGGGACATACTACTCCCTGAAGAGGGCTTTCACTGATAATCCTGGAG AAAAAGAGAGCCTAGCAGTGAACCTTTTCTGTGGGATGGCTGCTGGTGTCATCAGTTCCACAATCGCAAACCCCACTGATGTACTCAAG GTGAGGATGCAGGCTCAGGGATTGGCCTGTATGGGGAATGGCAGCATGATGGGAGCTTTCATGACGATAGCACAGCAAGAGGGAACGAGAGGACTGTGGAGG GGGGTCGGTCCTACTGCACAGAGAGCAGCGGTTGTTGCAGGGGTTCTGCTGTCGGTTTATGACTGGAGCAAGAGCAAGGTGTTGGAGTCCGAACTTTTGGAAGACACTGTCTTCACACACTTGAT ATGTAGTTTCGTTGCTGGTTTAGCTGGGACAGTGGCTTCAAACCCGATTGATGTAGTAAAGACTCGAATGATGAACCAGAGAGCCCTGAAAAATAATCAGAATGCTTCTACAATCTACAAAAACTCCTGCGACTGCCTTATCAAG ACTGCAAGACACGAAGGAGTAAAATCACTGTACAGAGGGTTCATCCCTAACTGGTTGAGACTCGGCCCATGGAATATTATT TTCTTCATCACGTACGAACAGCTGAAGAGACTCAACATTTAA
- the LOC136422359 gene encoding uncharacterized protein isoform X1: MFCIHPYHMNRCTTAILQPLSFKLLSTYSNFILAFSSSFSWGLPIKRRSQVETLTIMKFTLLCSCAFLVIGGHGQSVLPNSPWPVYHQRYIKTGFCEYSFLLSVQNSEGVCLLPANVSTRLEEIERGRTLEKRSTKHLSSSLDKLSEQVHNLTLGVNNTSAELTKLVEDLAESRVRDEEMARDLDNVTHITETTRKQIQEIELLQEEQKATGLELEQTLEQQNQTIDELKTLVRQQSQDLNDLKNLVEQQSDVINQYETRLSLLESDTTTTTGPTVAFSASRTMPLGPVTGHTRVVFDRVYVNIGNSYNPDDCVFTCNTTGTYMFTYFMYKAIEVPQMAVYLVLNNTIQTAIFENNSKMDDEEHYSADMSGNSLILNLVVGDTVSVVLRNNDYIYSNTIDKYCTFSGFLLK; this comes from the exons ATGTTTTGTATACACCCGTATCACATGAACAGGTGTACCACAGCAATACTACAGCCATTGTCATTCAAATTACTTTCGACGTATAGCAACTTTATCCTTGCCTTTAGTTCCTCCTTTTCTTGGGGACTTCCAATTAAGCGCCGGAGTCAAGTTGAAACGTTGACCATAATGAAGTTTACTCTCTTGTGCAGCTGCGCTTTCCTCGTAATTGGAGGCCATGGCCAGAGCGTTCTGCCTAACTCTCCATGGCCTGTTTACCACCAGAGGTACATAAAGACAGGGTTCTGTGAGTATTCCTTCCTGCTGTCGGTACAAAACAGCGAAGGAGTCTGCTTGCTGCCAGCAAACGTCTCAACAAGGTTGGAG GAAATTGAGAGGGGCAGGACCTTGGAAAAACGAAGCACGAAACACCTGTCATCAAGCCTTGACAAACTCTCGGAACAAGTACACAACTTGACATTGGGTGTCAACAACACAAGCGCCGAGCTGACGAAACTGGTGGAGGATCTGGCTGAGAGCAGGGTACGGGACGAGGAGATGGCGAGAGATCTTGACAACGTCACACACATCACGGAGACAACACGCAaacagatacaagagatagaatTACTGCAAGAAGAACAG AAAGCCACAGGCCTCGAGCTTGAACAAACTCTCGAGCAGCAAAATCAAACCATCGACGAACTGAAGACCCTTGTCCGCCAACAAAGTCAAGACTTGAACGATTTGAAGAACCTCGTTGAACAGCAGAGTGATGTCATCAACCAATACGAAACCAGATTATCGCTTCTGGAATCTG ACACAACAACGACAACAGGGCCGACTGTAGCCTTCTCTGCATCCAGAACAATGCCTCTTGGACCTGTAACCGGTCATACAAGGGTAGTCTTTGACCGCGTGTATGTCAACATCGGAAATAGCTACAATCCTGACGATTGTGTTTTCACCTGCAACACAACAGGCACTTATATGTTCACATACTTCATGTACAAAGCTATTGAAGTGCCCCAAATGGCGGTTTACCTGGTGTTAAATAACACTATTCAAACGgccatttttgaaaataattctAAAATGGATGACGAGGAGCACTACAGTGCCGACATGTCTGGTAACAGCCTGATCCTCAACCTCGTAGTTGGGGACACGGTGTCTGTTGTGTTGAGAAACAATGATTACATCTATTCAAATACCATTGACAAATACTGTACCTTCTCTGGTTTCCTTCTGAAATGA